From Myotis daubentonii chromosome 15, mMyoDau2.1, whole genome shotgun sequence, one genomic window encodes:
- the CABP5 gene encoding calcium-binding protein 5 has translation MGRQGRSDPSQPEEISAPAATALCPRAPKARRGKEVTEEKEAEPPRGTGRRGAVLRLVPGALRPPGPSMQFPKGPACIFLRKSIAEKQRERPLGQDEIEELREAFLEFDKDRDGFISCKDLGNLMRTMGYMPTEMELTELGQQIRMNLGGRVDFEDFVELMTPKLLAETAGMIGVQELRDAFKEFDSNGDGAISLGELQQAMRRLLGEELSAPELAEVVREADVNGDGTVDFEEFVKMMSR, from the exons ATGGGGAGGCAGGGACGCTCTGATCCCTCCCAGCCAGAGGAGATTTCCGCCCCAGCTGCCACAGCTCTGTGCCCCAGGGCCCCAAAAGCCAGGAGAGGCAAAGAAGTGACAGAAGAGAAGGAGGCTGAGCCACCGAGGGGGACCGGGAGGAGGGGAGCCGTCTTGAGATTGGTGCCTGGTGCGCtccgcccgcccggcccctccaTGCAGTTCCCCAAGGGCCCCGCCTGCATCTTCCTGCGGAAAAGCATCGCTGAGAAGCAGCGG GAAAGACCACTCGGACAAGATGAGATCGAAG AGCTCCGGGAGGCATTTCTTGAGTTCGACAAAGACCGAGATGGGTTCATCTCTTGTAAGGACTTGGGAAATCTCATGAGGACAATGGGTTACATGCCCACGGAGATGGAACTGACTGAACTGGGCCAGCAAATCCGCATGAACT tGGGCGGCCGCGTGGACTTTGAGGACTTTGTGGAGCTGATGACCCCCAAGTTGCTGGCAGAGACGGCGGGGATGATCGGCGTCCAGGAGCTGAGAGATGCCTTCAAGGAA TTTGACAGCAACGGGGACGGGGCGATCTCCCTGGGGGAGCTGCAGCAGGCCATGCGGAGGCTGCTGGGGGAGGAGCTGAGCGCGCCGGAGCTCGCCGAGGTGGTCCGGGAAGCCGACGTGAACGGAGATGGCACCGTGGACTTTGAAG